In Devosia sp. XK-2, one DNA window encodes the following:
- a CDS encoding polysaccharide deacetylase family protein encodes MSLKYAAIRASFELLWLTGMPHLFRLLSRSRGVIFTLHRVLPEEPADFSPNAILQIQPDFLEYCLERLVELGIDIVSLDEALGRLAAPKRGRPFVVLTFDDAYRDNLRYALPILQAHQAPFTLYVPTAFIDGVGQLWWQAIEDIIARQDAVAFTEADETEYVETRTLAQKREAFDRLYWRMRQLPEPDRLALLAEFTAAYGYDLDRQCRDLIMTWQELRLFAGDPLCTIGAHTVHHYELAKLPIEQARNEMARSVDVIEAQFGIRPTHFSYPLGGPLSCGTREFALAKELGFRTAVTTRPGGLYPHHLQKPTELPRVSLNGYFQQRRYVDVFASGGLFTQLGKLTG; translated from the coding sequence ATGTCGCTCAAATATGCCGCCATTCGCGCCAGCTTCGAGCTGCTCTGGCTCACCGGCATGCCTCACCTGTTCCGGCTCTTGTCGCGTTCACGCGGCGTGATCTTCACGCTCCACCGCGTCCTGCCTGAAGAGCCTGCCGACTTCTCGCCCAATGCAATTCTGCAGATACAACCGGATTTTCTCGAATATTGCCTGGAACGTCTGGTCGAATTGGGCATCGACATTGTCAGTCTCGATGAGGCGTTGGGGCGTCTGGCGGCCCCAAAGCGGGGGCGTCCATTCGTCGTCCTGACCTTTGACGATGCCTACCGCGACAACCTGCGCTATGCGCTGCCGATCCTGCAAGCGCATCAGGCGCCCTTCACGCTTTACGTGCCCACGGCCTTCATTGACGGGGTCGGACAACTTTGGTGGCAGGCCATTGAGGACATCATAGCCCGTCAGGACGCGGTGGCCTTTACCGAAGCGGACGAAACTGAATATGTCGAAACCCGCACCCTGGCGCAGAAACGCGAGGCTTTCGATAGGCTTTACTGGCGCATGCGCCAACTGCCCGAGCCGGATCGTCTGGCCCTTCTTGCCGAGTTCACCGCGGCCTATGGCTATGATCTTGATCGGCAATGCCGCGACCTGATCATGACCTGGCAGGAATTGCGTCTGTTTGCCGGTGACCCGCTCTGTACCATCGGCGCGCATACCGTGCATCACTACGAATTGGCCAAACTGCCGATCGAGCAGGCGCGCAACGAAATGGCTCGATCGGTGGATGTGATTGAAGCCCAGTTTGGCATCCGGCCGACGCATTTTTCTTATCCGCTGGGCGGACCACTGTCCTGCGGCACCCGCGAATTCGCGCTGGCAAAAGAGCTCGGCTTCCGCACGGCGGTTACCACCCGTCCGGGCGGCCTCTACCCGCACCACCTGCAAAAACCGACCGAATTGCCCCGCGTTTCGCTCAACGGCTACTTCCAGCAGCGCCGCTATGTCGATGTTTTCGCCAGTGGCGGTCTCTTCACCCAACTTGGCAAATTAACCGGCTAA
- a CDS encoding DUF2842 domain-containing protein, whose translation MPHMTQRSRKLIGAFLLVGSIVLWSMLATWVYLLLPEGLPGLVLIVFFIAAGMGWVLPAMPLIKWMAKPDASQIKR comes from the coding sequence ATGCCGCACATGACCCAGCGCAGCCGCAAATTGATAGGCGCCTTCCTTCTGGTTGGCTCAATCGTCCTGTGGTCGATGCTGGCGACCTGGGTCTATCTGCTGCTGCCCGAAGGACTGCCAGGCCTGGTGCTGATCGTGTTCTTCATCGCCGCCGGCATGGGCTGGGTGCTTCCGGCCATGCCGTTGATCAAATGGATGGCCAAACCGGACGCCTCCCAGATCAAACGGTAG
- a CDS encoding GumC family protein → MDDTRIDVAALFSAIIRRLPRILLITLGLLVAAFVVLMFQPRMYESSSAILVEPRSSPYVRASNEQAPSISGNEVGVVSSQIELLKSRDTLLGVIDELDLRSVPEFNGSASGFSPLAMIMQIAGRRAATPNSIDETVLTALYERLNVAQERDSRIISVTVSTTDPELSARIANAVASAHVARRAQLSISDTADATGWLREEIDRLRVAVQDAESAVANFRVENDLFTGQNNTSLLDQELSNISGQITAAQERKSAAMSRATLIRGLIERGQPIEGVANVQDSVVIQRLSEEKARLQGEQAQRSATLLSNHPSIRALNAQIAELNNQIRIEGGRVAAALEAEAKIEADLEASLQAELARAKSSASLATRETVTLDSLEREAKAQRDLLEAYLLRFNEASSRVDANSALPDVRVVSEAAPSVTAASPKTTLIMIAVGVLSVVVQVGAAAFGELMSGRALAPVTRESLGGDVLEEAPFDVEELEPDQRWEAEGEEEVLASTAGHDLSPLDELAGDLSDMRPSAAVQTKPGAKPTPDADPASDAVRTFIREQMAGISAASRRARDEIAAKSSVVPEVMSSTDQDSATAKPARVLRYTDLISDLALGRTHLLLLADHQGGQSSRVLAEDLIGDAISKGLSVALIDAGTGRQTHEPGVTDLSQGSASFGNVVQKSADNGFAEVTWGKGIEIDRQSSRPATLVEALGDIYEVVIVLTGQVAGTSSLDLFVELGGRVVLVADDETKLDRAELARQRLENAGLARVEITALAEPVAA, encoded by the coding sequence ATGGATGACACGCGGATTGATGTGGCTGCACTGTTCTCGGCCATTATTCGGCGCCTTCCGCGCATCCTGCTCATAACGCTCGGATTGCTCGTGGCCGCTTTCGTTGTTCTGATGTTTCAGCCGCGAATGTACGAATCCTCTTCGGCCATCCTGGTAGAGCCGCGTTCGAGCCCCTATGTGCGCGCCTCAAACGAGCAGGCGCCCTCGATCTCGGGGAACGAGGTTGGCGTCGTCTCAAGCCAGATTGAACTGCTGAAGTCGCGAGACACGCTGCTCGGCGTGATCGATGAGCTGGATTTGCGCTCCGTGCCCGAGTTCAACGGTTCCGCCTCCGGTTTTTCGCCGCTTGCCATGATCATGCAGATCGCTGGCCGCCGCGCTGCTACGCCCAACAGCATTGACGAAACGGTGCTGACGGCCCTCTACGAGCGCCTCAACGTCGCCCAGGAGCGCGACTCCCGGATTATCTCGGTGACGGTCAGCACCACAGATCCGGAGCTCTCGGCGCGCATAGCCAATGCGGTCGCCTCGGCCCATGTGGCGCGGCGGGCGCAATTGTCCATATCCGATACTGCCGACGCCACCGGCTGGCTGCGCGAGGAAATCGACCGGCTGCGCGTGGCCGTGCAGGATGCGGAGTCGGCGGTCGCCAATTTCCGGGTCGAGAACGATCTGTTCACCGGCCAGAACAATACCAGCCTGCTCGATCAGGAACTCTCCAATATTTCCGGTCAGATCACCGCTGCGCAGGAGCGCAAGAGCGCAGCCATGTCCCGCGCTACGCTGATCCGCGGGCTGATCGAACGTGGTCAGCCCATCGAGGGCGTGGCCAACGTTCAGGATTCCGTCGTTATTCAGCGGCTGAGCGAGGAAAAGGCGCGCCTGCAGGGCGAACAGGCGCAGCGCTCCGCGACCTTGCTCTCGAACCATCCCTCGATACGTGCGCTCAACGCGCAGATCGCCGAGCTCAACAACCAGATCCGCATCGAAGGAGGCCGTGTGGCGGCCGCGCTCGAGGCGGAGGCCAAAATCGAGGCCGATCTGGAAGCCTCGCTGCAGGCCGAATTGGCGCGGGCCAAGTCCAGTGCCTCGCTGGCCACCCGCGAAACCGTCACCCTGGATAGCCTGGAGCGGGAAGCCAAGGCGCAGCGTGACCTGCTGGAGGCCTATCTCCTGCGCTTTAATGAAGCCTCCTCGCGTGTCGATGCCAACTCCGCTTTGCCGGACGTTCGTGTCGTGTCCGAGGCGGCGCCGTCGGTAACGGCCGCCTCGCCAAAGACGACATTGATCATGATCGCCGTTGGCGTACTGTCCGTCGTCGTACAGGTCGGCGCCGCGGCCTTCGGGGAACTGATGTCGGGCCGTGCCCTGGCCCCTGTGACACGGGAGAGTCTGGGGGGCGACGTGCTTGAGGAAGCCCCTTTCGACGTCGAGGAACTGGAGCCCGACCAGCGCTGGGAAGCTGAGGGCGAAGAGGAGGTTCTTGCCTCAACGGCCGGCCACGACCTGTCGCCTCTCGACGAGCTCGCCGGAGACCTTTCCGACATGCGCCCCTCCGCCGCCGTGCAAACGAAACCGGGCGCGAAACCAACACCGGATGCTGATCCCGCCTCGGACGCGGTTCGCACCTTCATTCGCGAGCAAATGGCGGGAATCTCCGCTGCCAGCCGCCGGGCTAGGGATGAAATTGCCGCAAAGTCCTCCGTAGTCCCGGAAGTGATGTCGTCCACCGATCAGGACAGTGCTACGGCCAAGCCGGCCCGGGTGCTCCGTTATACCGATCTTATCTCCGACCTGGCACTGGGGCGCACACATCTGCTGCTGCTTGCTGACCACCAGGGTGGCCAATCGAGCCGCGTGCTGGCTGAAGACCTGATTGGCGATGCGATCTCAAAGGGGCTCAGCGTCGCCCTGATCGACGCGGGCACCGGCCGGCAGACCCATGAGCCGGGTGTCACCGATCTTAGCCAGGGCAGCGCCAGCTTCGGCAATGTCGTGCAGAAATCGGCCGATAACGGCTTTGCCGAAGTCACCTGGGGCAAGGGCATCGAGATTGACCGCCAGTCTAGCCGTCCAGCCACGCTGGTTGAAGCGTTGGGCGACATCTACGAGGTCGTCATCGTCTTGACGGGGCAGGTCGCAGGCACCTCTTCGCTGGACCTGTTTGTCGAACTCGGCGGCCGCGTGGTGCTGGTGGCCGATGATGAGACCAAGCTGGATCGTGCTGAACTGGCGCGGCAGCGGCTGGAGAATGCCGGCTTGGCACGTGTCGAGATCACCGCGCTCGCCGAGCCGGTTGCGGCCTGA